The following are encoded together in the Triticum dicoccoides isolate Atlit2015 ecotype Zavitan chromosome 6B, WEW_v2.0, whole genome shotgun sequence genome:
- the LOC119322997 gene encoding uncharacterized protein LOC119322997 isoform X2 yields MPRIQKLSHRPSLRTDGCYEVPDIEDLPRVGTQVKVSFNGFLSCKTTAPYVTDPVLLCVRTDMGKVQQGSAQVAVEWSRPSLLTAARRSSPLTPHLGRSARSLGVEHDFLESSRGLCFFRHLPSVQAAIVHSVGLQLLLERASDSLCLLPMIICQISEQN; encoded by the exons ATGCCCAGAATTCAA AAACTGAGTCATCGTCCATCCCTTCGGACCGATGGCTGCTATGAAGTTCCTGATATTGAGGATCTTCCTAGGGTCGGAACACAAGTCAAAG TGTCATTCAATGGTTTCCTTAGTTGCAAGACAACGGCTCCGTATGTTACCGATCCGGTGTTGCTGTGCGTGAGGACGGACATGGGGAAGGTGCAACAAGGCAGCGCTCAAGTTGCAGTGGAGTGGAGTCGACCATCACTACTGACCGCTGCTCGGCGATCCTCGCCCCTCACTCCCCATCTAG GAAG GAGCGCTAGGAGCCTAGGAGTGGAACACGATTTCCTCGAATCTAGCCGAG GCCTCTGCTTTTTTCGTCATCTTCCATCGGTCCAAGCTGCTATTGTTCACTCCGTCGGCTTGCAGTTGCTTCTGGAGCGTGCTTCAGATTCATTGTGCCTCCTTCCAAT GATCATATGCCAGATTTCAGAACAAAACTAG
- the LOC119322997 gene encoding uncharacterized protein LOC119322997 isoform X4, producing MRGETCIGGNVQKLSHRPSLRTDGCYEVPDIEDLPRVGTQVKVSFNGFLSCKTTAPYVTDPVLLCVRTDMGKVQQGSAQVAVEWSRPSLLTAARRSSPLTPHLGRSARSLGVEHDFLESSRGLCFFRHLPSVQAAIVHSVGLQLLLERASDSLCLLPI from the exons ATGCGAGGAGAAACATGTATTGGCGGGAATGTACAGAAACTGAGTCATCGTCCATCCCTTCGGACCGATGGCTGCTATGAAGTTCCTGATATTGAGGATCTTCCTAGGGTCGGAACACAAGTCAAAG TGTCATTCAATGGTTTCCTTAGTTGCAAGACAACGGCTCCGTATGTTACCGATCCGGTGTTGCTGTGCGTGAGGACGGACATGGGGAAGGTGCAACAAGGCAGCGCTCAAGTTGCAGTGGAGTGGAGTCGACCATCACTACTGACCGCTGCTCGGCGATCCTCGCCCCTCACTCCCCATCTAG GAAG GAGCGCTAGGAGCCTAGGAGTGGAACACGATTTCCTCGAATCTAGCCGAG GCCTCTGCTTTTTTCGTCATCTTCCATCGGTCCAAGCTGCTATTGTTCACTCCGTCGGCTTGCAGTTGCTTCTGGAGCGTGCTTCAGATTCATTGTGCCTCCTTCCAAT ATAA
- the LOC119322997 gene encoding uncharacterized protein LOC119322997 isoform X3 — protein sequence MRGETCIGGNVQKLSHRPSLRTDGCYEVPDIEDLPRVGTQVKVSFNGFLSCKTTAPYVTDPVLLCVRTDMGKVQQGSAQVAVEWSRPSLLTAARRSSPLTPHLGRSARSLGVEHDFLESSRGLCFFRHLPSVQAAIVHSVGLQLLLERASDSLCLLPMC from the exons ATGCGAGGAGAAACATGTATTGGCGGGAATGTACAGAAACTGAGTCATCGTCCATCCCTTCGGACCGATGGCTGCTATGAAGTTCCTGATATTGAGGATCTTCCTAGGGTCGGAACACAAGTCAAAG TGTCATTCAATGGTTTCCTTAGTTGCAAGACAACGGCTCCGTATGTTACCGATCCGGTGTTGCTGTGCGTGAGGACGGACATGGGGAAGGTGCAACAAGGCAGCGCTCAAGTTGCAGTGGAGTGGAGTCGACCATCACTACTGACCGCTGCTCGGCGATCCTCGCCCCTCACTCCCCATCTAG GAAG GAGCGCTAGGAGCCTAGGAGTGGAACACGATTTCCTCGAATCTAGCCGAG GCCTCTGCTTTTTTCGTCATCTTCCATCGGTCCAAGCTGCTATTGTTCACTCCGTCGGCTTGCAGTTGCTTCTGGAGCGTGCTTCAGATTCATTGTGCCTCCTTCCAAT GTGCTAA
- the LOC119322997 gene encoding uncharacterized protein LOC119322997 isoform X1, translating into MRGETCIGGNVQKLSHRPSLRTDGCYEVPDIEDLPRVGTQVKVSFNGFLSCKTTAPYVTDPVLLCVRTDMGKVQQGSAQVAVEWSRPSLLTAARRSSPLTPHLGRSARSLGVEHDFLESSRGLCFFRHLPSVQAAIVHSVGLQLLLERASDSLCLLPMIICQISEQN; encoded by the exons ATGCGAGGAGAAACATGTATTGGCGGGAATGTACAGAAACTGAGTCATCGTCCATCCCTTCGGACCGATGGCTGCTATGAAGTTCCTGATATTGAGGATCTTCCTAGGGTCGGAACACAAGTCAAAG TGTCATTCAATGGTTTCCTTAGTTGCAAGACAACGGCTCCGTATGTTACCGATCCGGTGTTGCTGTGCGTGAGGACGGACATGGGGAAGGTGCAACAAGGCAGCGCTCAAGTTGCAGTGGAGTGGAGTCGACCATCACTACTGACCGCTGCTCGGCGATCCTCGCCCCTCACTCCCCATCTAG GAAG GAGCGCTAGGAGCCTAGGAGTGGAACACGATTTCCTCGAATCTAGCCGAG GCCTCTGCTTTTTTCGTCATCTTCCATCGGTCCAAGCTGCTATTGTTCACTCCGTCGGCTTGCAGTTGCTTCTGGAGCGTGCTTCAGATTCATTGTGCCTCCTTCCAAT GATCATATGCCAGATTTCAGAACAAAACTAG